In Lactuca sativa cultivar Salinas chromosome 5, Lsat_Salinas_v11, whole genome shotgun sequence, the DNA window ttttttctctcttttcatAATTAGAACATCgatttattattatgtttattgATTAATCGTTATAATAATGATTTACTTTGGAATTTGACATTGCAATATTCAAACAAAACTGCATCTTAGGCTCATCGGATGAAGTGCGGTTTGGAACCGCGTTCGTTGATAGTAAACACCGCCCTTTGGGTGCGGTTTTGTGCGGTCTTGACCGCACTACAGCTAGAAAGAACTACCGCATGTGATTGGTTGGTGCTTGATTCCCTTTTTGAACGTTGAACGGTCCATTGattgaatttgtttttttttaaactttactctctctctctctctctctctctctatatatatatatatatatatatatatatatatatatatatatatatatatatatccattatTTACACAACCTTCAACCAAAATCTTTACTCTTTTCCTCGTTGAAAATGTATTCTTCCAAAAGGCCCAACAAAGAAAAAACACCCGTTAGAAACACCACCACCCGAATACCTTCATATGATCAACCAATTTTTTCATCTCCGTATTACCACTACGGCGGTATGCTTCCGTATTTTCCACAACGACCAACGCAACCACTACCACAAATACCACCACTACCACAACCCGACACagattttaatccatttgattttttGTCTCAACCTGAATTTGTTCAACAAACACAACCAGAAACGGTCGTTTCTGATTCCAAACTGGAATTCGTTACAAAAGCTCAGCCCACTCGAGCAGCAACTAAACGAAAAGAGAAGGTGTAGGCTAAATGTTGGGAACCCCTCGAAATGTTAGTGTTGGCACAATCTTCGATCGATATTTCAGAAGATGCGACGGTTGGAGAAGACCAAAAGCATGACCGCTATTGGATTCGCGTTTTACATAGGTTCCATAAAGGAATGAAGTGTGGAGAATATCGTTCAAAACATCAAGTGTACTCCAAATGGGGGAAGATGAACAAgaaaatcatgttgtttaatgatttgtataactataTGAAACGCCAATGGAAAAGTGGAGAAAACAATGAAGTGATTTTGAAGAAAGCGTTGAAAGTGTATCAAAAAGAAAATCTAAAGGCTTTTAAGTTTCTTGAAGtttggaattttgtgaaagaTAACAAGAAATGGCAAAATAGCAAAACATCATATGAGCATATCGACAGTGGTTTAAAACGCAGCAGAACAAGTGAGTCCGACCACACTACATCAGATGCTCATGTTCAATTTGATCTGAATGAAGATGTATCGATTCCAGTTTCACCACCTTCCCGACCAATGGGAAGAGACAAAGCAAAAAAGCAAAGGCAAAGGCAAAGCGTCAAATTCATATGAGTTGAAAGAAATGAGGGCCGACATGAAGGGTATAAAAGATAGAACGGACAAGATTTTGCAAATTGCTTCTGAAAGAGAGCTTTGGAAACAAAGGGAGAGCCACATGCGAATACTAGCGATGGACACGTCGAATATGACCGGGAACGAGCTTCAAGTTATTTTGGCGATGAAGTAGGATGTGAAAAAACGTTACGTAAATCGTGGTTAATCTCtagtttttttaaaagtttttaatcgtttggtgattttttttaataagttgtaggttttatgtttttaatatgcttttaaaaaaatttaggttttttttttaagttaagcAATGTATggtatttgtatttttaattaatgaaatattgtctttttaaaattatgttttttttttgttaaaaaaaagaagttttattaaattaaaatagctaaaaaaaaaacaaaaaataaaataaaataaaataaaagtgtgGCATCACTCCTTTATTGTGGCAAGAAACCACACTACTGTGGTAAAAAATGACGTGACACTTATGTGACGGTGAAAGGAGTGTAGTTTCGGTGGCACCATTCCCTCTAGCCTTAGAttgtatttcacatatatataacaaataaatcataaaaattgaccttgtagttgACATACATCGCACTTtcggtttattattattatttgttgaGAAATTAAACTACTTCCTACCTTTTATTCCTACAATTATTCATATCCATTAAAATTATAACAAATcactatttaatttaattttatttgatatattctTAATATAGCTTTACTgagttagttaaaaaaatatggaatgatgacacttgtcataattttattgggtaggaacatttgtAGGCATAAAAAGTATAAAGCAattttatttctcttatttttttataaatacatCTTTAAGTTTGAACTTTGTTGCAAAAATGATGTTTCATACTAATTAAGTAATTATGCTGAATAAAAAGACAAGTCTATAAATGTTTTCAGTTAAAACCCTAGAGTTCCAGACTTTACATTCTTAACTCTATCCACCACATCTTAACATTATTAGTCGAATGGCCTAATTTTGTGCATACATATACAACTTAAATCATATGCTTATCTCTAAAAGAAATAGCAATATTTATAAGAATATCATATTCATGCTTAATTCCCTAAAATACATATCTACCACCGAGTGAAAGACATTATAATATccaattattgtgtttgatttgaTAACATTGATGGGTTTTTTCTattaatcaaaatcaaacatccTGCAGAGACTTTTACAATTCTAACTTGATCAGTGCTCCGTGTTTTAGCTAAAAGATATTACATATTAATAATCTCAATTTGGATTTTGAAGGCTCTTAAATTTAAATCTCTTTTTGTTTGGTTTCTTGTGATATCTATGAGTTGATAAAAGAAATACATAGTTTGTTAGAAAACAATTATTtggcgatttataaaccttttatTTGATTTCTTGTTATACAACAATAACATTAATTAGCCCAGTTCCATCATACAAATGGGGTAAGGCTGATTTCTtgttataatataatattaatcaATAGTTGGATCAAGGCTAATGTAAGTTACAAAAATGGTCTCTATATAAGAGTGAAATTGCAGAAATAGTCCCTTATCATTCATTAACCACCATTGAgctgaaaggaaaaaagaaaggcAAATAGGTAAAAAGTTAGTGTCTTGATAGTATGGCTTAACTTATTAGACCAATTTTTCTAGTTTAAGTAAAAAAAGAAACAACCATGTGTGCAGTGGAAAGGATTTGTGACACAAACGGATGAGCTTATTATGTTGAGTGAAGGGCATGAAGTCTTtgaaaagactaaaatgcccCTGCCTCATTTGAATGATCTTTGTAGGGATGAAAAACAATCTAGCTAGTATGGTTTGATCAATTGGTGTTGGTATCATTGCAGATTTAGGCAATGATAATGATGTTGGTATTTCATCAAATAACTCTCAGAAGAAAAATAGAGACAAAAGGGTAAAACAGTCATTTGGCCATATGATAAACCTATGATTTTTAGATATAAATGAAAGTATAATTCTCTTTATTGTGATGATTTCCCATCTTACCCCTTTCTATAAAGTTGTATGTGAGTGAATGCAAcacaaagtataatgctataaatgGTAACAAAAACCAAACATGTTTATAAATTCAAGGACAATGTCTTAATACTTTAGATTTTGAATTAAAAGTACAATGATTGAAAGAATAATACTATAACTGGTAATCAAAATCAATATTTCAAAAATACAATGTCTTAAAAACTCAatcttaaaaagaaaatttgaaaCCTATAATTGGTAAccaaaagaaaacaagtttatatTTTCAAAGTGCCAATGTCtttgataaagaaaataaaaaagcaCAATGTCTTAAAAGGTTAAATTTTCAATGTGCAATTTCTTAAGAGGaaagaaataaaagtaaaatgtttTAATTAGGTTAAAGAGAGATTATTTAACGCTATAGTTGAAAATCTAATGTCTAAACAGGAAAAAAGTGAAATTTTagatttttaaagtacaatgtctAATTAGGAAAACAAGAAAAACATAATGCTATAACAGGCAACTGAAAAAATATAATGTTTGCGTAGATTAGATTTTGAACATATGTATCACTATGTGATTACCTTTTTAAAGTAgtctttatagaaaaaaaaataaaaaatatgataccttaacaaaaaaaaatgaaaagtataaaaatataattgccaacaaaaagaaaaaaaaagtttggaTTTTCAAAGTGCAATGTGTTTGATAAgagaaaaaataaactaaaagtacaatgctatatagATGGTTAGATTTTAAATATTCTCCTAATGGGAAAAAAACATTGAAAGTAGTAACCAAAATAATATTAACTAATAACCAAATAAAACATATTTAGGTTTTCTAATTATAATGACATAGTttgaaaagaataaaataaaagtatAACGCTACAAGtggtaactgtcacaccccaaaaccaggaacagcggaaacgttctggggcggaggacgtcatgtacagtatcacaacaatgaaaattagtaaacaagcaacaacatcatccattgcattaataatataattattatacaagtgtgttctgttaaATTCTGATAaatactaaagcataaatcaaaatgaaagatgtgtcttgatcgagcaccatcttccctgaaccttgcatcggtacctgtctatggttgacccgaggatacaagttattttgaaagagagtatcagctttaaagctagtgagatcatcagtattttagtgtcttaatttgtatgtatatgaactgtaagtataaaaatgtttgtaaaacaactgtaaacgtttgaaaaaccctagaaatccctatgattcctactattatataagggtgtcttctaccaagacctctCTGTTCTCaacgtagtcttctaccaagacctaaccgttccaaatgttcgtttcttgtaaaagtgtgtaattttcccaagtgtaactatcattaacaaaatatagtttttacatttaaagtttaagtgaaaagatcactaaatatatgtatagggaaaattaatgtagtactgaaaTGTAGCGTTATAAgaatgttgtactaactaccttaaaccagatttatattaaggcatcatgtgattaattgcaccatactattgactggtaacaacgacataagtatggtcgtaaaaagaaatgacgtttggcacccgcatacctgcaggtccggctgtagttagcagcaaggtgtaggatagtcaatccaatatagatctatacgcaaactcacactctcccttcaagagactctggctacaactcgggccatgacattgaagtcatgctccgatacaggatcacaattttgtcaacgtatttatgtatatgtaatgtaatgaactgttctggttgtaatgtatgtgctctctatctagcaagtatagtaatgtactgtaatgttctagctgtaatgtatgtgctctctatctagcaagtatagtaatgtactataatgttctagctgtaatgtatgtgctctctatctagcaagtatagtaatgtactgtaatgtatgtgctctctatctagcaagtattgactcatgaatgaactgactcattgtatgatattgcgttatagtaatagttctagtatcttcctaaactacccatatggtagtctactagtaatctaactggtacgtatggacatggatgtatacccttgctacccaagggcatgggatgaactggaagggcctttatgactatatatgtacctatgttatataactaatatttaaacgaccttcggacgagtacccgatatcccaccagaccacatctcaagcgcgaaaaggaaatagggtggatagccttcctaagtcttttaaacatttcttatataactatacatatagaggcatgcaatttataatataaaagcataaataagttttgtaaaacctttgaacataattattatcttaagaaaagatcgacttgacatcaatctataaaacggtttgaaggcatgggtttgataaaacagtttaagtataaggaaacatttgtttgaaacacaattgtaaataagtttaaaTTGAAACATATAGAATaaaaggtacagtgtaataagtagttttaaacacataaagtgtttatgaaaaacatttgtaggaaactgtttggtaaaacggctaatgagtagccaatcatttgaatgttgtttattaatcacaagtgattgatataataactagcatgtttctacttgtatccccccataaaacatttaaaaacagttaaaacattgattaaggggtatgaactcacatgggGTGAGTGGATTGTATTGAAGAGTCGGGtatggtgctaggtgacaaatgaagacttgtacacacgcacgagcctaattatcatataaggaacatatatataactaattagtcaAATTACAACTAATAAAATAAGTTAGGAAACTCTAGAACCTGAAAACACTTAGTTTCAAGTGTTAaggatcacaaggattgcatccaagttTTAGTAAAGCAAAGCtagggtgtttagggttcaagggtaaacccccttggagtttacggttttgatgtcATAACTCAAAGACTTTACGGCATTAAACTatagagtttacgatcgtaaactctagtcctaatgactaggtgttgttttgtggtttagcaagcctttggaagcaattctactaagtggtttggcctttggaagggactaggacctcaaaaacactccttggaggagtttacggtctcATGGACTTTTCCCTTTGGGCTTACTACCGTAAAACCTCATGAGGAAGGGTATAGCCATGTTTTCAATCCCTTAACATAAATTGGTAAGTGTAtgagctagtttctaagcctaaggaagaaaaatgaccaacttaaacccactttagggtgtttacggttttgggagatccccaaaccataaacacctatatttgatggtctttgatgtttttctaggcttaaacacaataaggaagggtttaaacatgtcaaggatggTTTATACATCAACTAGGACTTAGATTTGAGGCTTAGACACACTTTGGTGtcttttatggtgtttacggcccaagcatctccttggaccgAGAACACCTCAagtcttgtgttcttgacatattttcttgatgtttaaacgtaatactagcttaaaatcacacaaggatagaagcacttactattAGAAGGCTTGATTTGTGATAAAAGACCAaaaacacttagtgtgtgttcttggtgttcttggtgttttggaaaatctagacaaaatacataaatgaatggatgaatagatgcacaaacattAGATTAAGtgtttactaacttgaaatggttagaacacttgcaactttgaagatttggaattaaatcttggatgatacttgaaagagttCTTGGAGTTTTCTCTtttgacttttggggagtaaacacaaatgactaactttttggggagtaaactcatacataggcatgagttcacggttttgggtgatttctaaacccaaaacataaaagtttggtcgggtgtttctaatacgcgaagtgtttgcggttttcaaaaatcaaaacccgagacgacactttctttcacccgttcgtttaaaaataatattaaaataatcaaacgaactttagatttcttaaaaataagaaataatgacattgacttatgatacgaaggttgacttttatggtttgaccgaatggaaatttcgggttgtcacagtaaccAAAATCAAAGT includes these proteins:
- the LOC111897047 gene encoding uncharacterized protein LOC111897047, yielding MLVLAQSSIDISEDATVGEDQKHDRYWIRVLHRFHKGMKCGEYRSKHQVYSKWGKMNKKIMLFNDLYNYMKRQWKSGENNEVILKKALKVYQKENLKAFKFLEVWNFVKDNKKWQNSKTSYEHIDSGLKRSRTSESDHTTSDAHVQFDLNEDVSIPVSPPSRPMGRDKAKKQRQRQSVKFI